A genomic segment from Streptomyces sp. NBC_01233 encodes:
- a CDS encoding TolB family protein, giving the protein MNPPSRRLRLVLVITAVLLLAGGSLGYVLHARHRERPPAQQADASFGVEEPGLYFRDTAGGRIARQGGPGLPRVTGGPSCDRFHTAGDHALCLRKLPGVPARTEALVLDRRMREVRTVTVPGIPNRARVSASGQVLSWTTFTTGDSYNTAAFSTRTAILDLRTGYLIKSIEQIPLTLDGARHHDSDVNYWGVTFAADDNRFYATISTRGATHLVEGDLRAWSAKALRENAECPSLSPDGARVAFKKKVSDDPRAPWRLYVLDLSTMREHPLAEPRSVDDQAAWLDDATLAYALPGQDGRASDIWSAPADGTGEPRLLVPGGSSPADVG; this is encoded by the coding sequence GTGAATCCCCCGTCCCGCCGACTGCGCCTCGTCCTCGTCATCACCGCGGTGCTGCTGCTGGCGGGCGGCTCGCTGGGGTACGTACTGCACGCACGGCACCGCGAACGGCCGCCCGCACAGCAGGCCGACGCCTCCTTCGGGGTCGAGGAGCCGGGCCTCTACTTCCGGGACACGGCCGGCGGGCGGATCGCGCGCCAGGGCGGCCCGGGCCTGCCGCGGGTGACCGGCGGCCCGTCCTGCGACCGCTTCCACACCGCCGGGGACCACGCCCTGTGCCTGCGCAAGCTGCCCGGGGTGCCGGCCCGCACCGAGGCCCTCGTACTCGACCGGCGCATGCGGGAGGTCCGCACGGTGACCGTGCCCGGCATCCCGAACCGGGCCCGCGTCTCGGCCTCGGGCCAGGTCCTGTCCTGGACCACGTTCACGACGGGCGACTCCTACAACACCGCCGCGTTCTCCACCCGGACGGCGATCCTCGACCTGCGCACCGGCTATCTGATCAAGTCGATCGAGCAGATCCCGCTGACCCTGGACGGGGCCCGCCACCACGACTCGGACGTCAACTACTGGGGCGTGACCTTCGCCGCCGACGACAACCGCTTCTACGCCACCATCTCCACCCGGGGCGCCACCCACCTCGTCGAGGGCGACCTGCGCGCCTGGTCGGCGAAGGCACTGCGGGAGAACGCCGAATGCCCCTCGCTGTCCCCGGACGGCGCCCGCGTCGCCTTCAAGAAGAAGGTCTCCGACGACCCCCGGGCACCTTGGCGGCTGTACGTCCTCGACCTGTCGACGATGCGCGAACACCCGCTGGCCGAGCCCCGCAGCGTCGACGACCAGGCCGCGTGGCTGGACGACGCGACCCTGGCCTACGCCCTGCCGGGCCAGGACGGCCGCGCGAGCGACATCTGGTCGGCGCCGGCGGACGGCACGGGCGAGCCCCGCCTCCTCGTCCCGGGCGGTTCCTCGCCCGCCGACGTGGGCTAG
- a CDS encoding MFS transporter: MYLAANGRPDAPPRPPGARRRVPAAVLALGAVSLVTDVSSEMVTAVLPLYLALGLGLTPLQFGFLDGMFNGATALVRLLGGRLADRRGHHKRVAGAGYLLSALSRLGLLLAGGATGGIAAALAADRLGKGIRTAPRDALISLSGPPESLGRSFGVHRAMDTTGALLGPLAAFAVLWATADAYDAVFAVSFCTGLLGVLLLVVYVPATPGPAAAPPAKSLPPRRSVLRDPGFRRVLCASALLGATTIGDAFLYLLLLRGLDLPPALFTLLPLGAAAVYLLLAVPAGRIADRTGRRTAFLLGHCALLGAYALLLTPVSPPTVVGVLALLGIFYAATDGVLMALAAPALPAAGRAGGLAVLQTGQALARLLGAAGFGAAWTLWGQRPALWAAAPALAGALAAASRILPTTPPTAPEGP; encoded by the coding sequence ATGTACCTGGCCGCCAACGGCCGCCCGGACGCGCCGCCCCGCCCCCCAGGGGCCCGGCGGCGCGTCCCCGCCGCCGTCCTCGCGCTCGGCGCGGTCAGCCTCGTCACCGACGTCTCCTCGGAGATGGTCACGGCGGTACTGCCGCTCTACCTCGCCCTGGGCCTGGGCCTGACCCCCCTCCAGTTCGGCTTCCTGGACGGCATGTTCAACGGGGCCACCGCCCTGGTCCGGCTGCTCGGCGGGCGGCTCGCCGACCGGCGCGGCCACCACAAGCGGGTCGCCGGCGCCGGCTACCTGCTCTCCGCGCTCTCCCGGCTCGGACTCCTCCTCGCCGGGGGCGCCACGGGTGGGATCGCCGCCGCGCTCGCCGCCGACCGGCTGGGCAAGGGCATCCGTACCGCCCCGCGCGACGCCCTCATCTCGCTCAGCGGGCCCCCGGAGAGCCTCGGCCGGTCCTTCGGCGTGCACCGCGCCATGGACACCACGGGCGCCCTGCTCGGACCGCTCGCCGCGTTCGCCGTGCTGTGGGCGACCGCCGACGCCTACGACGCGGTGTTCGCCGTCAGTTTCTGCACCGGCCTGCTCGGCGTGCTGCTGCTCGTCGTGTACGTCCCGGCGACGCCCGGGCCGGCCGCCGCTCCCCCGGCGAAAAGCCTCCCGCCCCGGCGCTCGGTCCTGCGCGATCCCGGGTTCCGCCGGGTGCTCTGCGCCTCGGCCCTGCTCGGCGCCACCACCATCGGCGACGCCTTCCTCTACCTGCTGCTCCTGCGCGGACTCGACCTGCCGCCCGCCCTGTTCACCCTGCTGCCGCTCGGGGCCGCCGCCGTCTACCTGCTGCTCGCCGTCCCCGCGGGCCGGATCGCCGACCGGACCGGGCGCCGGACGGCCTTCCTGCTCGGACACTGCGCCCTGCTCGGCGCGTACGCCCTGCTGCTCACCCCCGTCTCCCCGCCGACCGTCGTGGGGGTGCTCGCCCTGCTGGGGATCTTCTACGCGGCCACCGACGGGGTCCTGATGGCGCTCGCGGCTCCCGCACTGCCCGCGGCCGGCCGGGCGGGCGGGCTCGCGGTGCTGCAGACCGGCCAGGCGCTGGCCCGGCTGCTGGGCGCCGCCGGCTTCGGGGCGGCCTGGACCCTCTGGGGGCAGCGGCCCGCCCTCTGGGCCGCCGCCCCCGCGCTGGCCGGGGCGCTCGCGGCCGCCTCGCGCATCCTGCCCACCACTCCCCCGACCGCCCCGGAGGGCCCGTGA